One part of the Hydra vulgaris chromosome 01, alternate assembly HydraT2T_AEP genome encodes these proteins:
- the LOC136074115 gene encoding uncharacterized protein LOC136074115, whose product MKVNCAVIGCTNSSYKLEKLKDKTCFQHEGKILSECGCEAPFRMYCFPSFKRNSIKKEQWISQLRREGNKKGSAWKPGTADRVCSDHFVDKIPTVMNPNPTINMCFYQPEQKKPRRTLMKHPITSLPCYHTYSLSLPQLNYCTSCEYKSSLITSYVSKVNSLTNQLKKSKIKQTVKLKQKFSWRLVNNDKRMNFYTGISSIAIFNVIFGLLKPFLPSIRYWRGPKHSRSKVKQLKSISKCKLLSHKEEFLMTLMRLRLGLLNEDIADRFDISKALCSNIFTTFIRIIAYILGNAIIVWLPSEVIKKTYQSPL is encoded by the exons atgAAAGTTAACTGTGCTGTTATAGGATGTACCAATAGTTCCTATAAGCTAGAAAAGTTGAAAGATAAAACGTGTTTTCAACACGAAGGGAAGATACTCTCCGAGTGTGGATGTGAGGCACCATTTCGAATGTATTGTTTCcctagttttaaaagaaatagcataaaaaaagaacaatggATTAGTCAGCTTAGACGAGaaggaaataaaaaaggaaGTGCATGGAAACCAGGAACTGCAGATAGAGTATGCTCTGAtcattttgttgataaaattccAACTGTTATGAACCCTAATCCAAcaataaatatgtgtttttatcAACCTGAACAAAAAAAACCTAGAAGAACTTTAATGAAGCACCCAATCACTTCTTTACCATGTT ACCATACGTATTCATTGAGCTTACCACAACTTAACTATTGTACTTCATGTGAATACAAATCTTCACTTATCACCTCTTATGTTAGTAAGGTAAATAGCCTtactaatcaattaaaaaagtcaaaaataaaacaaacagtCAAGCTTAAACAAAAATTCTCTTGGAGATTAGTTAACAATGATAAAAGAATGAACTTTTATACTGGTATATCTTCGATTgctatttttaatgttatttttggtttgttaaaaccatttttacccTCCATTCGTTATTGGAGAGGCCCAAAACATTCACGTAGCAAAGTTAAACAACTAAAATCTATATCTAAATGTAAACTGTTATCACACAAAGAAGAATTTTTAATGACACTTATGAGGTTGCGCTTAGGTTTATTAAATGAAGATATTGCTGATCGTTTTGACATTTCAAAAGCTTTGTGTTCTAATATATTTACCacttttattagaattattGCTTATATTCTCGGAAATGCTATTATTGTTTGGCTCCCAAgtgaagtcataaaaaaaacttaccagAGTCCTTTGTGA